Genomic segment of Arthrobacter antioxidans:
ATCGCCACGGCCACGCACGGCTCCGGGGACGCGAACGGCAACCTGGCCACCGCCGTCGTCGGGCTCGAACTCGTGACCGCGTCCGGCGACGCCCTCACCCTCGCCGCGGGTGACGACGACTTCGACGGCGCCGTCGTGGGCCTCGGCGCCCTCGGCGTCGTGCACCGTGTGACCCTGCGCATCGAGCCCTCGTTCGACGTGCGCCAGGACGTGTTCACGGACGTCCCGTGGGACGCTGTGCTCGCGGACTACGACGCCGCCACATCCGCCGCCTACAGCGTCAGCCTCTTCACGGACTGGTCGGGCGACACCATCGGCCAGGCGTGGCTGAAGAGCCGCATCGACGCCGCCCGCCCCGCCCCCGACGCGTTCTACGGCGGGACGCCGGCGGACCGCGCCCACCACCCGGTACCGGGGGTGGCCGCCGACCACTGCACGCAGCAGCTCGGCGTTCCGGGACCGTGGTCGGACCGGCTGGCCCACTTCCGCCTCGCGTTCACCCCCAGCAACGGGCAGGAGCTGCAGACCGAGTACCTCGTGGGCCGCGACCACGCGGTCGCGGCGATCCAGGCGGTGCGTGCCCTCGCGCCGAGGATCGCGCCGCTGCTGCTGGTCTCGGAGGTGCGCTCCATGGCGGCGGACGAGCTGTGGCTCAGCAGCAACTACCGCCGTGACGGGATCGGCCTCCACTTCACCTGGAAGCCGCTGCAGGCCGAGGTCGACGCCCTGCTGCCGGAGCTCGAGGCGGCCCTGCTCCCCCTGGGTGCCCGCCCGCACTGGGGAAAGCTGTTCGCGGCGGATGCCGCCCGGCTGGCGCCGCTCTATCCCCGCTTCGAGGACTTCCGGAGCCTCGCCCGTCGCCTGGACCCCGAGGGGAAGTTCCGCAACGACTTCCTGGACCGCACGGTCTTCGGGGCCTAGGAGGACACCGGCTTCAGTGCCTGCGCGTCAGCCACTTCCAGTGCGCGAGGGTGCGCAGGCGGACGAGCAGTGCCCGGGACTGCTCGGGGCCGTACGGCAGGATGGGGATGGCCTTGGTCATGTCCACCGAGGCCTCGTCCATAGCCACGCGGGTCACCCGGATAGCACTCCGCATGGTGTTCATCTGCGTGGTGACGTCCCCGACGGCCACGGGCTCGCCGTGGCCGGGCACGAACACGTCGTAGAGGTCCTCGAGGGCTGCCATCTTGCCGAGCGTCCTCACCCAGTCCACGGGGAACGAATCCTCGAAGACCGGATCGGACCCCTCCTCCACCAGGTCTCCCGTGAACAGGACGTTCCCGGCGCCCACGAGCAGGTCGTGGTCGGTGTGGCCGCTCCCGAGATGGAACAGCGTCACGGACACGTCGCCGAGGTCGAGGTCGACCGGCGTGCCGTCCACCAGCCGGTTCGCAGCGAGGATGCGGGTGTGCTCGCCGTCGCCCGCTGCCATGGCCGGCTCGACGGCGGCGACCAGCGCCCGCTGGCCCTCGCCGTTCTCGGCCTGCACGGCGCTGCACCGGGACGTCGCCCAGAAGTCCTCGACGCCGTGAGCGGCGAAGTAGTCGTTGCCGAAGAAATGGTCGGCATGGGCGTGCGTGTTCACGACGACGAGCGGCAGGCCGGTGACGGCCCGCACGTGCGAGTACACCTCCGCCGCGCCGAGGGGTCCCGCCCCGGTATCGACGACGAGCGCCTGCTCGGAGCCGACGACGAGCCCGACATTCGTCCGGAAGCCCGCGGTGCGCAATACGTAGATGCCCGGTCCGAGCTCACGCCACGGGCTGCGGGTCTCGCTGGGGACGTGGGTGGTCATGGGGTCCTCTCTGACGGCGGAGTTCCAGTCTAGGTCGGCGGCACCGGGCCCGGCGGCGCGGCGCGAACCCGAGGGCCCGGATGCGCTCGGTGACTGCTCGGTGGCTGCCCGGACCGGCCCGGGTCCGGCGCCTTGCTGGCGTCCGCGCCGGGTCCGACCCACCAGCGACGGCGGTCAGATCAGGTGGACCGATCAGACGGACCGGTCGGGGAGCTTGATCAGGGAGCCCGATCAGGCGGCGACGGCCACAGGCTCCCGAGGGGCCCGCTCCGGCATGCGGAAGATCGGCAGCGTCACGTTGATCAGCGGCCCGATGAGCAGGGCGAAGGCGACGGTACCGAGGCCCACGGACCCGCCGAGCAGCCATCCGAGCAGCAGGACGGTCCCCTCGATGGCCGTGCGGACGAGCCAGATCGGCAGCCCGAAGCGGGCGTGGAGGCCCGTCATGAGGCCGTCGCGCGGTCCGGGCCCGAGGCGGGCGCCGATGTAGAGGCCGCTCGCGACCGCGAGCAGTACCAGCCCGCCGGCGAACAGGAGGATCCGCGCCCACAGCTGGGTGGGCTCCCCGAGCAGTGCGAGGCCGATCTCAGCGCTGGGTCCCACGAGCAGGACATTGAGGACGGTCCCGATGCCCGGGCGCTGCCGGAGCGGGATCCAGAGCAGCAGGACGATCAGACCGATGATGTTGGTCATGAAGCCGAACGGGATGCCGGTCTGGAGCGATCCGCCCTGCCCCAGGACGTCCCACGGCGAGACCCCGAGCGTGGCCCTGATCATCATGGCGAGCGAGAAACCGTAGAGGAAGAGGCCGAGCAGGAGCTGCAGCCCGCGTCGGGCACCGAGGAACGTCATGGTCCCAGTAGAACCGGCAATTGGACTTACATCAAGATGCCAATCGTGCCATGGTGGCTTCATGATGGTTCTTCCCGCACGCCGCCTCGCAGCCGAACTCGGTGCGTGGCGCACCACGGGCCCGGCCTACGGGGCCCTGGCCGACCGCATCCGGCTGCTCACCCTCGACGGCCGCATCCCGCTGGGGACCCGCCTGCCGGCCGAACGCGAGCTCGCCGCACAGCTCGGCGTCAGCAGGACCCTCGTGGCGGCCGCCTATGCACGGCTGCGCTCGGCCGGCTACGTGGAGAGCACGCGCGGCTCGGGCAGCGTCGTCGCCATGCCGGGCCGGGAGGTGCCGGCGTACGACGACGGCGGAGCCGGCGTGGTCCTCGACCTCAGCAAGGCGGCACTCCCGGCCGCCCCGCAGGTGGGTGAGGCCGCCGCGAGGGCCGCGCAGGAACTTCCCGCCTACCTGAACGGCAGCGGCTACGATCCGCTCGGCCTGCCCCGCCTGCGGCAGGCCCTCGCCGACCGGTATGCGGCGCGGGGCGTCCCCACCGCGCCCGGGCAGATCATGGTGACCCTCGGAGCGCAGCACGCCATCTCGCTCCTGGCGCGCGCACTGCTCGGCCGCAGCGACTCGGCGCTCGTCGAGGCACCGAGCTACCCGCATGCGTACGAGGCCCTGCGCGCGGCCGGACGGCGTCTCCTGCCGGTGGCCGTCGATGCCCGTGACGGCTGGGACGACGACGGCCTCGAGCAGGCGTTCCGGCGGGGGCGGCCCACGCTGGCCTACGTCATGCCGGACTTCCACAACCCCACCGGGGCGGTGATGCCCGCTGCGCAGCGCGACCGGCTGATGGCGGCGGCCGCACGGCAGGACACGGTGGTCGTCGCGGACGAGACGATGGCGGAACTGCGGATCGACGCCGATCCCACGCCTCCCCTTGCCGCCTTCGGACCCGCCGTGCTGGTCGGATCCATGGGCAAGACCGTGTGGGGCGGACTGCGGATCGGGTGGATCCGTGCGGAGGAGGACCTCATCCACCGGCTCGTCCAGTCCCGGTACGCGCAGGACCTCGGGACGCCGATCCTCGAGCAGCTCATCGCCCTCGAGATGCTGGGCACGTACGACGAACTGCTGCTTCTCCGTTCGAGGCAGCTGGCCGAGGGCCGCAGCCACCTCGAGGGGCTCCTCCACGACGCCCTGCCCGCCTGGGACGTCCCCCACGTCCGGGGCGGACTCTGCACCTGGGTGAATCTGGGGGCGCCGGTCAGCTCGCAGCTGGCGCTCGCTGCCAGGGACCGGGGCCTGCTGCTCGGCGCGGGCCCGCGTTTCGGGATGGACGGGGTGTTCGAGCGGTTCCTCCGCGTCCCCTTCAGCTACCCGGCCGAGGACACCCGCCGCGCGGTGGGCATCCTCGCCGCGGCCTGGCGGTCGCTGGACACCCGGGTCCCCGTCAGGGACGACTTCGCGCCGGCCCTGGTATAGGAGCGCGCATCACGGGCCGGACTGCCGGTCAGGACCCGCCCCGGGCTCCGAGGTGCTCCGCGAGGTAGGGTGCCGTCGCGCTCACGTCGGGCGCGAGCCCGGCGATGTGCGCGGGCGTCCCGGCGGCCACGATCCTGCCGCCGGCAGAACCTCCGCCCGGGCCGAGGTCGATCACCCAGTCGGCGGCCGCCACGACCGCCATCGTGTGTTCGACGACGACGACCGTGTTGCCGGCGTCGACCAGCTTCCGCAGCTGCGCGAGGAGCAGCACCACGTCCGCGGGATGCAGTCCGGTGGTCGGCTCGTCCAGCAGGTAGAGGGTGTGGCCGCGCCGGGCCCGCTGCAGTTCAGTGGCCAGCTTGATGCGCTGGGCCTCTCCCCCGGAGAGCTCGGTGGCCGGCTGCCCGAGCCGCAGGTACCCCAGGCCCACCTCCTGCAGCGTGGCGAGCGAGCGGGCGGCAGCAGGGATGTCCCCGAGGGCGGACGCGGCGTCGTCCACGGTCAGGCCGAGGACGTCCGCGATGGTGCGCCCGTCCAGCGTGACCTCGAGGGTCTCCTCGTTGTAGCGGGACCCGGCGCAGGCCGGGCAGGGGCCGTAGCTCCCGGGCAGGAACAGGAGTTCCACCGCCACGAAGCCCTCGCCCTGGCAGGTCTCGCAGCGTCCTCCCTGCACGTTGAAGGAGAACCGGCCGGCCCCGAATCCCCGTGACCTCGCGGCGGGCGTCGCGGCGAATGCCTTCCGCACGGCGTCGAACAGTCCGGTGTAGGTCGCGAGGTTGGAGCGCGGCGTCCGCCCGATGGGCTTCTGGTCCACGCTGACCAGGCGGTCGAAGGCCTCCAGTCCGCTGATGCCCGCCACAGTGGCGCCGGCGTCCGCCTCGGGGGCCGCCCCGTCGTCGACCGGTTCGATGTCGGCGGGGGTGTCGTCGCGGACGTGCGCGCCGACGGCTTCCGCGAGGACCTTGCTGACGAGCGTCGACTTCCCCGATCCGGACACACCCGTCACGGCGGTCAGCACGCCCACGGGGACGGCGGCGTCGAGTCCCTCGAGGTTGTGGCGCCGGATGCCCTCGAGTCGCAGCCAGGCCGAGGGTTCGCGGGCTGCGCCGTCCGCCGGCGCCGTCGGCGCGGCCCGGGCCAGGAACGGCGCCGTGAGCGAGGCCTGGACATCCACGAGCCCGTCGGCCGGGCCGCTGTAGATGATGCCGCCCCCGCCTTCCCCGGCGAGCGGGCCGACGTCGACGATCCAGTCCGAGCGCCGCACGACGTCCATGTTGTGTTCGACGACGAACACCGAGTTCCCGGCGTCCTTGAGTGCTTCGAGGACGGCGAGGAGCGGCTCGACGTCGGCGGGGTGCAGCCCGGCGGACGGCTCGTCCAGCACGTAGACGACGCCGAACAGGCCGGAGCGGAGCTGCGTGGCGATGCGCAGCCGCTGCATCTCGCCCGGCGAGAGCGTGGGGGTG
This window contains:
- a CDS encoding FAD-binding protein codes for the protein MLQEHVRDRLNWAGNYEYRARTILHPTSLADLQRAVAKATRVRALGSRHSFNDLADSAGTLVCLDVLDPGVQIDEEALTVTVAAGVRYGVLAEHLQRRGFALHNLASLPHISVGGAIATATHGSGDANGNLATAVVGLELVTASGDALTLAAGDDDFDGAVVGLGALGVVHRVTLRIEPSFDVRQDVFTDVPWDAVLADYDAATSAAYSVSLFTDWSGDTIGQAWLKSRIDAARPAPDAFYGGTPADRAHHPVPGVAADHCTQQLGVPGPWSDRLAHFRLAFTPSNGQELQTEYLVGRDHAVAAIQAVRALAPRIAPLLLVSEVRSMAADELWLSSNYRRDGIGLHFTWKPLQAEVDALLPELEAALLPLGARPHWGKLFAADAARLAPLYPRFEDFRSLARRLDPEGKFRNDFLDRTVFGA
- a CDS encoding MBL fold metallo-hydrolase codes for the protein MTTHVPSETRSPWRELGPGIYVLRTAGFRTNVGLVVGSEQALVVDTGAGPLGAAEVYSHVRAVTGLPLVVVNTHAHADHFFGNDYFAAHGVEDFWATSRCSAVQAENGEGQRALVAAVEPAMAAGDGEHTRILAANRLVDGTPVDLDLGDVSVTLFHLGSGHTDHDLLVGAGNVLFTGDLVEEGSDPVFEDSFPVDWVRTLGKMAALEDLYDVFVPGHGEPVAVGDVTTQMNTMRSAIRVTRVAMDEASVDMTKAIPILPYGPEQSRALLVRLRTLAHWKWLTRRH
- a CDS encoding YczE/YyaS/YitT family protein, encoding MTFLGARRGLQLLLGLFLYGFSLAMMIRATLGVSPWDVLGQGGSLQTGIPFGFMTNIIGLIVLLLWIPLRQRPGIGTVLNVLLVGPSAEIGLALLGEPTQLWARILLFAGGLVLLAVASGLYIGARLGPGPRDGLMTGLHARFGLPIWLVRTAIEGTVLLLGWLLGGSVGLGTVAFALLIGPLINVTLPIFRMPERAPREPVAVAA
- a CDS encoding PLP-dependent aminotransferase family protein is translated as MMVLPARRLAAELGAWRTTGPAYGALADRIRLLTLDGRIPLGTRLPAERELAAQLGVSRTLVAAAYARLRSAGYVESTRGSGSVVAMPGREVPAYDDGGAGVVLDLSKAALPAAPQVGEAAARAAQELPAYLNGSGYDPLGLPRLRQALADRYAARGVPTAPGQIMVTLGAQHAISLLARALLGRSDSALVEAPSYPHAYEALRAAGRRLLPVAVDARDGWDDDGLEQAFRRGRPTLAYVMPDFHNPTGAVMPAAQRDRLMAAAARQDTVVVADETMAELRIDADPTPPLAAFGPAVLVGSMGKTVWGGLRIGWIRAEEDLIHRLVQSRYAQDLGTPILEQLIALEMLGTYDELLLLRSRQLAEGRSHLEGLLHDALPAWDVPHVRGGLCTWVNLGAPVSSQLALAARDRGLLLGAGPRFGMDGVFERFLRVPFSYPAEDTRRAVGILAAAWRSLDTRVPVRDDFAPALV
- a CDS encoding excinuclease ABC subunit UvrA, which gives rise to MESPNNAPAHPATAHSAIARDGFVSVRGASENNLRGVDVDVPRDAVVAFTGVSGSGKSSLAFGTIYAEAQRRYLESVAPYARRLIQQGHSPHVGSITGLPPAVALQQRRGTPSVRSTVGTLTTLSNSLRMLYSRAGTYPADAVERLESDAFSPNTAAGACPRCHGLGIARDVTEETLVPDPDLTIREGAIAAWPGAWQGKNLRDVVVELGHDIDVPWRTLPKQARDWLLFTEEQPVVEVTPQRDRVAKPYKGRFWSAKSYVMHTLRDSKSQQMRDRVLPFMESGPCGVCGGSGLRPEALAVTFAGLSIAEANALPLADLAVHLGPAATLEHPVAAHRSWTSGEGTEVSVTISRDLVQRLHVLVDLGLGYLSLSRATPTLSPGEMQRLRIATQLRSGLFGVVYVLDEPSAGLHPADVEPLLAVLEALKDAGNSVFVVEHNMDVVRRSDWIVDVGPLAGEGGGGIIYSGPADGLVDVQASLTAPFLARAAPTAPADGAAREPSAWLRLEGIRRHNLEGLDAAVPVGVLTAVTGVSGSGKSTLVSKVLAEAVGAHVRDDTPADIEPVDDGAAPEADAGATVAGISGLEAFDRLVSVDQKPIGRTPRSNLATYTGLFDAVRKAFAATPAARSRGFGAGRFSFNVQGGRCETCQGEGFVAVELLFLPGSYGPCPACAGSRYNEETLEVTLDGRTIADVLGLTVDDAASALGDIPAAARSLATLQEVGLGYLRLGQPATELSGGEAQRIKLATELQRARRGHTLYLLDEPTTGLHPADVVLLLAQLRKLVDAGNTVVVVEHTMAVVAAADWVIDLGPGGGSAGGRIVAAGTPAHIAGLAPDVSATAPYLAEHLGARGGS